The proteins below come from a single Bubalus kerabau isolate K-KA32 ecotype Philippines breed swamp buffalo chromosome 19, PCC_UOA_SB_1v2, whole genome shotgun sequence genomic window:
- the TRMT61A gene encoding tRNA (adenine(58)-N(1))-methyltransferase catalytic subunit TRMT61A isoform X1, with protein sequence MLLFTACCTAPASAWGPLHLHRPATRLPRSPPRGKVPGTCGTSSTMSFVAYEELIKEGDTAILSLGHGAMVAVRVQRGAQTQTRHGVLRHSVDLIGRPFGSKVTCGRGGWVYVLHPTPELWTLNLPHRTQILYSTDIALLTMMLELRPGSVVCESGTGSGSVSHAIIRSIAPTGHLHTVEFHQQRAERAREEFQEHRVGRWVTVLNQDVCRSGFGVSHVADAVFLDIPSPWEAVGHAWDALKVEGGRFCSFSPCIEQVQRTCQALAACGFSELSTLEVLPQVYNVRTVSLPAPDLGAHPGPDTAPFRSGTPMKETVGHTGYLTFATKTPG encoded by the exons ATGTTGCTGTTTACTGCCTGCTGCACAGCCCCAGCCTCCGCTTGGGGACCCTTGCATTTGCATCGCCCCGCCACCCGTCTGCCCAGGAGCCCGCCACGGGGGAAG GTCCCCGGCACCTGTGGGACCAGCAGCACCATGAGCTTCGTGGCCTACGAGGAGCTGATCAAAGAGGGTGACACAGCCATCCTGTCCCTGGGTCATGGCGCGATGGTGGCCGTGCGCGTGCAGCGGGGGGCCCAGACCCAAACCCGGCACGGCGTGCTGCGGCACTCAGTAGACCTCATCGGCCGCCCCTTCGGCTCCAAGGTGACCTGCGGACGAGGCGGCTGGGTGTATGTGCTGCACCCCACGCCGGAGCTCTGGACACTGAACCTGCCGCACCGCACCCAGATCCTCTACTCCACCGACATCGCCCTGCTCACCATGATGCTGGAGCTTCGGCCTGGCTCCGTGGTCTGTGAATCCG GCACCGGCAGTGGCTCCGTGTCCCACGCCATCATCCGCAGCATCGCGCCCACGGGCCACCTGCACACGGTGGAGTTCCACCAGCAGCGCGCGGAGAGGGCGCGGGAGGAGTTCCAGGAGCACCGCGTGGGCCGCTGGGTGACCGTGCTGAACCAGGACGTGTGCCGCAGCGGCTTCGGCGTGAGCCACGTGGCGGACGCCGTCTTCCTGGACATCCCCTCTCCTTGGGAGGCTGTGGGGCATGCCTGGGACGCCCTCAAGGTCGAAG GTGGGCGCTTCTGCTCCTTCTCACCCTGCATTGAGCAGGTGCAGCGCACATGCCAGGCGCTGGCGGCCTGCGGCTTCTCGGAGCTGAGCACCCTGGAGGTGCTGCCGCAGGTCTACAATGTGCGCACCGTCAGCTTGCCCGCCCCCGACCTGGGGGCCCACCCCGGCCCCGACACCGCCCCCTTCCGCAGCGGCACGCCCATGAAGGAGACCGTGGGTCACACCGGCTACCTGACCTTCGCCACCAAGACTCCGGGCTAG
- the TRMT61A gene encoding tRNA (adenine(58)-N(1))-methyltransferase catalytic subunit TRMT61A isoform X2 — protein sequence MLLFTACCTAPASAWGPLHLHRPATRLPRSPPRGKVPGTCGTSSTMSFVAYEELIKEGDTAILSLGHGAMVAVRVQRGAQTQTRHGVLRHSVDLIGRPFGSKVTCGRGGWVYVLHPTPELWTLNLPHRTQILYSTDIALLTMMLELRPGSVVCESGTGSGSVSHAIIRSIAPTGHLHTVEFHQQRAERAREEFQEHRVGRWVTVLNQDVCRSGFGVSHVADAVFLDIPSPWEAVGHAWDALKVEGPPTSDRLPRCVVVGCDHRSQRREMAVVILEGSLEEVTVLHVEDQMGHRGR from the exons ATGTTGCTGTTTACTGCCTGCTGCACAGCCCCAGCCTCCGCTTGGGGACCCTTGCATTTGCATCGCCCCGCCACCCGTCTGCCCAGGAGCCCGCCACGGGGGAAG GTCCCCGGCACCTGTGGGACCAGCAGCACCATGAGCTTCGTGGCCTACGAGGAGCTGATCAAAGAGGGTGACACAGCCATCCTGTCCCTGGGTCATGGCGCGATGGTGGCCGTGCGCGTGCAGCGGGGGGCCCAGACCCAAACCCGGCACGGCGTGCTGCGGCACTCAGTAGACCTCATCGGCCGCCCCTTCGGCTCCAAGGTGACCTGCGGACGAGGCGGCTGGGTGTATGTGCTGCACCCCACGCCGGAGCTCTGGACACTGAACCTGCCGCACCGCACCCAGATCCTCTACTCCACCGACATCGCCCTGCTCACCATGATGCTGGAGCTTCGGCCTGGCTCCGTGGTCTGTGAATCCG GCACCGGCAGTGGCTCCGTGTCCCACGCCATCATCCGCAGCATCGCGCCCACGGGCCACCTGCACACGGTGGAGTTCCACCAGCAGCGCGCGGAGAGGGCGCGGGAGGAGTTCCAGGAGCACCGCGTGGGCCGCTGGGTGACCGTGCTGAACCAGGACGTGTGCCGCAGCGGCTTCGGCGTGAGCCACGTGGCGGACGCCGTCTTCCTGGACATCCCCTCTCCTTGGGAGGCTGTGGGGCATGCCTGGGACGCCCTCAAGGTCGAAG GACCTCCCACATCTGACAGACTGCCCCGCTGTGTGGTTGTTGGGTGTGACCACAGAAGCCAAAGAAGAGAGATGGCTGTTGTAATCCTAGAAGGCTCCTTGGAAGAGGTGACAGTCCTGCATGTGGAAGACCAGATGGGACATAGAGGCAGGTGA
- the TRMT61A gene encoding tRNA (adenine(58)-N(1))-methyltransferase catalytic subunit TRMT61A isoform X3: protein MSFVAYEELIKEGDTAILSLGHGAMVAVRVQRGAQTQTRHGVLRHSVDLIGRPFGSKVTCGRGGWVYVLHPTPELWTLNLPHRTQILYSTDIALLTMMLELRPGSVVCESGTGSGSVSHAIIRSIAPTGHLHTVEFHQQRAERAREEFQEHRVGRWVTVLNQDVCRSGFGVSHVADAVFLDIPSPWEAVGHAWDALKVEGGRFCSFSPCIEQVQRTCQALAACGFSELSTLEVLPQVYNVRTVSLPAPDLGAHPGPDTAPFRSGTPMKETVGHTGYLTFATKTPG, encoded by the exons ATGAGCTTCGTGGCCTACGAGGAGCTGATCAAAGAGGGTGACACAGCCATCCTGTCCCTGGGTCATGGCGCGATGGTGGCCGTGCGCGTGCAGCGGGGGGCCCAGACCCAAACCCGGCACGGCGTGCTGCGGCACTCAGTAGACCTCATCGGCCGCCCCTTCGGCTCCAAGGTGACCTGCGGACGAGGCGGCTGGGTGTATGTGCTGCACCCCACGCCGGAGCTCTGGACACTGAACCTGCCGCACCGCACCCAGATCCTCTACTCCACCGACATCGCCCTGCTCACCATGATGCTGGAGCTTCGGCCTGGCTCCGTGGTCTGTGAATCCG GCACCGGCAGTGGCTCCGTGTCCCACGCCATCATCCGCAGCATCGCGCCCACGGGCCACCTGCACACGGTGGAGTTCCACCAGCAGCGCGCGGAGAGGGCGCGGGAGGAGTTCCAGGAGCACCGCGTGGGCCGCTGGGTGACCGTGCTGAACCAGGACGTGTGCCGCAGCGGCTTCGGCGTGAGCCACGTGGCGGACGCCGTCTTCCTGGACATCCCCTCTCCTTGGGAGGCTGTGGGGCATGCCTGGGACGCCCTCAAGGTCGAAG GTGGGCGCTTCTGCTCCTTCTCACCCTGCATTGAGCAGGTGCAGCGCACATGCCAGGCGCTGGCGGCCTGCGGCTTCTCGGAGCTGAGCACCCTGGAGGTGCTGCCGCAGGTCTACAATGTGCGCACCGTCAGCTTGCCCGCCCCCGACCTGGGGGCCCACCCCGGCCCCGACACCGCCCCCTTCCGCAGCGGCACGCCCATGAAGGAGACCGTGGGTCACACCGGCTACCTGACCTTCGCCACCAAGACTCCGGGCTAG